GCTTGCGGGCTATTATAGTCTGTCACGGGATGCGCTGCATGCCATGTCCCTTATGCGGGTTTTCTTCATGATCGTATTTCTGCCGTTTCTGCTGCTCTTCAAACAGCCTGACCTCGGCACGGCCATTGTCGTCCTGCTGATCTTTTCATCCGTTTCCCTCGCAAAGGGGTTCCAGAGAAAACTTCTCGTAACGCTCGTGGTTATAGGGCTCGTCTCGCTTCCTTTTGTCGGCAATATCGCCTGGACAGGGTTGAAGGACTACCAGAAGAACCGTCTAATTGCCTTTATCGATCCACAGGCTGACCCCACAGGTATTGGCTATCACATTAACCAGTCAAAAATCGCTATCGGATCAGGGGAGTTTTCAGGGAAAGGATATCTGAAAGGAACGCAGGGGCCGTTTCGGTTCCTGCCGGAAAAGCATACTGATTTCATCTTTGCCGTATTTGCAGAAGAATGGGGCTTTACAGGTTCGTTCTTTCTTATGATCCTTTACTTAATCCTGCTCTTGCGGGGCCTCGATACGGCACGAAAGGCGAAAGACGACTTTGGGAGACTGCTGGCGCTCGGCATTACATTCATGTTTGGCATCTACTTTTTTGTAAACACCGGCATGACCCTGGGCATTATGCCGGTAGTCGGCATTCCTCTTCCGTTCATGAGCTACGGCGGAACTGCCCTGCTTTCAAACTTCATCTCAGCAGGGGTTCTGATCAGCATCAGGACGCGGCGCTTCAGCCTCTTTTATTAGGCAGGCTAAATCTGGTATAATGCTCTTCTTGATTTGAGACCGGTTTTGGGGTTAGGGATTGGTTTTTCTGATAACTCCTCAGTGGTCACTCATTACGACCTTTTTCGGCGGTGTAGCTCAGGTGGTAGAGCATGCGACTCATATTCGCAGTGTCCGGGGTTCGAATCCCTGCACCGCCACCAACTTTCCCCTTTAGTATTCAGTCCTCTTCTCCAACAATAATCAGGGGCAGACCGCAATCCGGGCATTCTCGGGCATCATGCCCGATAGGTGACCCGCAGGCCGGGCATTTCCCTTTCCCAAGCATCTCTTTTACCATCCGCAGCTCAGGGTCCAGTTCCATAAGGTATTCTTCGATCGTCTGCCGAGACCTTTCGAGATCCTCCGGAGAGACCTTCAGCTGCACCGTATCACCACAGCAACCCTTCCTGCAGCCGGCATCTGAATGGAGGCCGCACGGGATGCCTGCATCCAGGAGTACCGTCCTGAGTTCGCTCATCCAGGTCAGGTCTCCATCCATGACCTTCACCGAGTTATCGACAGCCGTCTCTTCTGTCTGCTTCCGTTGCTCCTGTGCCTTGTTGCATTCTTCAGGCGAAAGCACGATTACGCCGCAGTCCGCGCAGTTCTCGATATGCGGGAGATACTCTGCTCCGCATTCAGGACATATTTTATTTTGGTTCATGGTTTGCAATACTCCTCAATTATTTTCCCAACGAATTAATTGCAGATAGTATATTTCATTGTGCTGGCGTTCGCCAATTAGCAACTACAGGTCAGGGGGATAGAAGAACAGATTCCGCTTTAGCGATATATCACAATCTCACCGGTTTCGGCATCCTGCGCAATCCTATCCCCTCTTCTTTTTTCTCCGGAGTACAAATAATCATCCAGTGAATAGGCGACTGTCGGTCTGAGGCCTCTGCCTGCATATTCCAGTGTCTTGAACAGATACCGGATAAATGAGCCTGAATAGCGGTACCGGCGGATACAGCCCTCAATATGTTTCAGAAGCAGATCGTCAAGTCCTTGCCAGCATGATATCCTTGGGTGCTGTTCGATCCACTGATCGATAGTAAGCCTAACCAGTTTAATAATTTCCTGTTTGGCAGCTACGTTCCCTTTTTGTGCAATTCTAACCAGCGCAATGCTGATGGTATCCCGCACT
This genomic stretch from Nitrospirota bacterium harbors:
- the rodA gene encoding rod shape-determining protein RodA; protein product: MFRIDRRFLQNFDWVTFFTIIVISIIGIMTIFSATRQPGDAPQASFYLKQIVWLLISICALIVIVSFDYIWLGRIALPLYITGIFLLVIVLVSGRTGMGAQRWLSLGFFSFQPSEFFKLIFIIMLAGYYSLSRDALHAMSLMRVFFMIVFLPFLLLFKQPDLGTAIVVLLIFSSVSLAKGFQRKLLVTLVVIGLVSLPFVGNIAWTGLKDYQKNRLIAFIDPQADPTGIGYHINQSKIAIGSGEFSGKGYLKGTQGPFRFLPEKHTDFIFAVFAEEWGFTGSFFLMILYLILLLRGLDTARKAKDDFGRLLALGITFMFGIYFFVNTGMTLGIMPVVGIPLPFMSYGGTALLSNFISAGVLISIRTRRFSLFY